The Erythrobacter sp. JK5 genome includes a region encoding these proteins:
- a CDS encoding CHASE domain-containing protein encodes MAIFLAIAAITALSVYVIESNSRVRQQAQMTQYAQSIATALDRGGTSFSSYLRAGAALFSSFDQVTPELFRQFGAELRLDVEYQGAEGIGWIEVVEPGDIDAYLARTRAAQPGFAGIRPEPASSGQGIAPVTYFAPDTVRNRRALGYDMASEPVRAAALEEARRTVRPTASGRVVLAQEGAGDAPGLVIFMPVYKAVGNERRLSGFVYSPFNAGRFLDSAIDLAEPNENGVRLYDGEADAANLLVARGFDNARAAKVELPVTIANRQLLLVVETAAPRTLAPLSMATLLFGFAVASLLMLLARLLTQQAFEDQRRLAFFEEQHSIRNSLTRELNHRVKNTLANVLSILSLTRRRATDLDDFANSLEGRIRALSATHDLLTNSDWGTIPMRAVIEAEMQHFRAARERPVTLEGPIVELAPNDALSFGLAIHELATNAAKFGSLSVPGGTVLIRWNTVSDDLAEVEWSESGGPPVAETRSRGFGIELIEKIVAHELRQPVELVFEREGVRCLMRVPIRRLSQFRMRETDVAN; translated from the coding sequence TTGGCGATTTTTCTGGCCATTGCTGCAATCACCGCGCTCAGCGTGTATGTGATCGAAAGCAATTCCCGCGTGCGGCAACAGGCGCAAATGACGCAATACGCGCAATCGATCGCCACCGCGCTCGATCGCGGCGGGACCAGCTTTTCGTCGTATCTGAGGGCAGGTGCTGCGCTGTTTTCCAGCTTCGATCAGGTCACGCCCGAACTGTTCCGCCAGTTTGGCGCGGAACTGCGCCTCGATGTCGAATACCAGGGCGCCGAAGGGATCGGCTGGATCGAGGTCGTTGAACCCGGCGATATCGATGCATATCTCGCGCGGACCCGGGCGGCGCAACCGGGCTTTGCGGGGATCCGGCCCGAACCCGCAAGCAGCGGGCAGGGGATCGCCCCGGTCACGTATTTTGCCCCCGATACCGTTCGCAACCGCCGTGCGCTCGGCTACGACATGGCCTCCGAACCGGTCCGCGCCGCAGCGCTGGAGGAAGCGCGCCGCACGGTCCGTCCGACCGCATCGGGTCGGGTCGTTCTGGCGCAGGAAGGCGCCGGCGACGCGCCGGGGCTGGTCATTTTCATGCCGGTCTACAAGGCAGTCGGCAACGAGCGCCGGTTGTCCGGCTTCGTCTACAGCCCCTTCAATGCCGGGCGCTTTCTCGACTCGGCGATCGACCTCGCCGAACCGAACGAAAACGGTGTGCGGCTATACGATGGGGAGGCCGATGCCGCGAACCTGCTGGTCGCGCGGGGGTTCGACAATGCCCGTGCCGCGAAGGTCGAACTGCCGGTAACCATCGCCAACCGGCAACTGCTGCTGGTGGTCGAGACCGCAGCACCGCGAACGCTCGCACCGCTGTCGATGGCAACACTGCTGTTCGGCTTTGCGGTGGCAAGCCTGCTGATGCTGCTCGCACGATTGCTGACGCAGCAGGCATTCGAAGACCAGCGCCGGCTCGCGTTTTTCGAGGAACAGCACTCGATCCGCAACTCGCTGACCCGCGAACTCAATCACCGGGTCAAGAATACTCTCGCGAATGTCCTGTCGATCCTGTCGTTGACCCGGCGCCGGGCTACCGATCTCGATGACTTCGCCAACAGCCTCGAAGGGCGCATTCGCGCGCTGTCGGCAACACACGACCTGCTTACCAATTCCGACTGGGGTACGATCCCGATGCGCGCGGTGATCGAGGCGGAGATGCAGCATTTTCGCGCCGCGCGCGAGCGGCCGGTCACCCTCGAAGGCCCGATCGTCGAACTGGCCCCCAACGATGCGCTGTCGTTCGGGCTCGCGATCCACGAACTGGCGACCAACGCCGCCAAGTTCGGATCGCTGAGCGTTCCAGGTGGAACGGTATTGATCCGTTGGAACACCGTTTCCGACGATCTCGCCGAAGTCGAATGGTCCGAGAGCGGCGGCCCGCCGGTGGCGGAAACGCGGAGCCGCGGCTTCGGAATTGAACTCATCGAGAAGATCGTGGCGCACGAATTGCGGCAGCCGGTCGAACTGGTGTTCGAACGCGAGGGCGTGCGCTGTCTCATGCGGGTGCCAATCCGGCGGCTGAGCCAGTTCCGAATGCGCGAAACCGACGTCGCGAATTGA
- a CDS encoding response regulator — MSLGQQVAANIPFLRRYARALTGSQATGDAFVRATLEAVLADQELKRSLDGGRIPLYRAFNKVWSSAYLQIDAESDAVGEHELGAQHRLGAITPLNRQALLLTTLEDFSSAQAGQIMDLEANEIEALVSEAVSEIDAEQATKVLIIEDEPLISMQLEDLVTSLGHDIYGTAATRTQAQKLVAEGTPGLVLADIQLADGSSGLDAVDDILDIAEVPVIFITAYPERLLTGDRTEPTYLVTKPFEESTVRAAIGQALFFGSSKPLG, encoded by the coding sequence ATGTCACTGGGCCAGCAAGTCGCCGCCAACATTCCTTTCCTGCGTCGCTACGCGCGCGCACTTACCGGCTCGCAGGCGACCGGCGACGCTTTCGTGCGCGCCACACTCGAAGCTGTGCTCGCCGATCAAGAACTGAAGCGTTCGCTGGATGGCGGCCGGATCCCGCTCTACCGGGCCTTCAACAAGGTATGGTCGAGCGCTTACCTGCAGATCGACGCGGAAAGCGACGCGGTGGGCGAACACGAGCTTGGAGCCCAGCATCGGCTCGGTGCGATCACCCCACTCAACCGCCAGGCCCTGCTGCTCACCACACTCGAAGATTTTTCTTCGGCGCAGGCGGGACAGATCATGGATCTCGAAGCGAACGAGATCGAGGCGCTCGTCAGTGAAGCGGTGAGCGAAATCGATGCCGAGCAGGCAACCAAAGTGCTGATTATCGAAGACGAGCCGCTGATTTCGATGCAGCTCGAAGACTTGGTGACATCGCTCGGACACGACATCTACGGCACCGCCGCAACCCGCACGCAGGCTCAGAAGCTGGTGGCCGAAGGAACGCCGGGTCTGGTGCTGGCCGACATCCAGCTGGCGGACGGTTCTTCGGGGCTCGACGCGGTCGACGATATTCTCGACATTGCCGAAGTGCCTGTGATCTTCATCACGGCCTATCCGGAACGGCTGCTGACCGGCGACCGGACCGAGCCGACCTATCTCGTGACCAAGCCGTTCGAAGAAAGCACGGTGCGCGCGGCAATCGGACAGGCGCTCTTCTTCGGATCCAGCAAGCCCCTGGGCTAA
- a CDS encoding N-acetyltransferase, whose protein sequence is MTDADIVIEAISDKRGRARFVDLGRAFAARLENAVPQLRSEQLELVDPGKNPFFGHAKAQFFIASRAGRPVGRISAHIDNLALAVPPEQGFGPGAGMFGYFDAEDEASAHALLTAAETWLRSQGMTRAIGPISLSIWEEPGLLVRGQDHPPIIMMGHHPAHYAGWIEGAGYARAKTLYTYDLDIAGDFPPLVQRIVQSGERNERINVRKVDKSRWDEEAATILSILNDAWSDNWGFVPLTAEEVAYTGVKLKPIIHEELNMIAELDGRPVAFMLTFPDINHVLAKTGGKLFPFGWFHILRWLRKPRGSDMRVPLMGVLKELHNSRLASQLAFMMISQIRKEAYHKFDANRGEIGWILEDNQGMVAIADTIQSTINREYAIYEKPIG, encoded by the coding sequence GTGACGGACGCGGATATAGTAATCGAAGCCATCAGCGACAAGCGTGGCCGGGCGCGGTTCGTCGACCTCGGGCGCGCCTTCGCCGCGCGGCTGGAGAATGCGGTTCCGCAATTGCGCAGCGAACAGCTCGAGCTGGTCGATCCTGGCAAGAATCCGTTTTTCGGACACGCCAAGGCGCAATTCTTCATCGCAAGCCGTGCGGGCAGGCCGGTGGGACGGATTTCAGCACATATCGACAATCTGGCACTCGCCGTGCCACCCGAACAGGGTTTCGGACCCGGAGCAGGCATGTTCGGCTATTTCGATGCCGAGGACGAGGCCTCCGCGCACGCTCTCCTCACCGCTGCCGAAACGTGGCTGCGCAGCCAGGGCATGACCCGGGCTATCGGACCGATATCGCTTTCGATCTGGGAGGAACCCGGCCTGCTGGTGCGCGGGCAGGACCATCCGCCGATCATCATGATGGGGCACCACCCCGCCCATTACGCCGGCTGGATCGAGGGTGCCGGATATGCGCGCGCCAAGACGCTCTACACCTACGATCTCGACATAGCCGGCGATTTCCCGCCCCTGGTCCAGCGGATCGTCCAGTCCGGAGAGCGCAACGAGCGCATCAACGTTCGCAAGGTCGACAAGTCGCGCTGGGACGAGGAAGCGGCAACGATCCTTTCGATCCTCAACGATGCCTGGTCCGACAACTGGGGCTTTGTCCCGCTGACGGCCGAAGAGGTCGCCTACACAGGCGTGAAGCTGAAGCCGATCATCCACGAGGAACTCAACATGATCGCGGAGCTCGACGGCCGGCCTGTCGCGTTCATGTTGACCTTCCCCGATATCAATCATGTCCTGGCAAAAACCGGCGGCAAGCTGTTCCCGTTCGGCTGGTTCCACATCCTGCGGTGGCTGCGCAAACCGCGCGGCAGCGACATGCGGGTGCCACTGATGGGGGTGCTCAAGGAGCTGCACAATTCGCGCCTCGCCAGCCAGCTCGCCTTCATGATGATCAGCCAGATCCGCAAGGAGGCGTACCACAAATTCGATGCAAACCGGGGCGAGATCGGCTGGATCCTCGAAGACAATCAGGGGATGGTGGCCATCGCCGACACGATCCAGAGCACGATCAATCGCGAATACGCGATTTACGAAAAGCCGATCGGCTGA
- a CDS encoding fatty acid desaturase: MNVQSKTVQQGLDPATAAAREGGPATRAQFQTEDDKAMLRAARDLTKDLGEAKPQIYWTDMLVSTGIGYGGIATAIVVDNVALAAAAGLVAALALYRALMFIHELTHIHKNALPGFRTGWNLAVGIPLLTPSFMYEGVHVIHHKRTQYGTIEDPEYLPLALMKPWSLPAFVLVALLAPVALIFRAAILVPLGLVIPAIRRLTWERASSLSINPDFRRKLPEGDFRKRVAWQEFGVFVWSWTLLASTQVLGWKPLLVALAILSLTATLNQLRTLVAHLWENEGEPMTVTAQYLDSVNVPPPGLAAEIWAPVGLRYHALHHLMPSMPYHDLPEAHRRLAKELGMGSTYEGANHGGMWPLVGRIARSTMMRG; encoded by the coding sequence ATGAACGTACAGTCCAAGACCGTCCAGCAGGGCCTCGACCCCGCGACCGCCGCTGCCCGAGAGGGCGGCCCGGCGACGCGCGCGCAGTTCCAGACCGAGGACGACAAGGCGATGCTGCGCGCGGCCCGCGACCTGACTAAGGATCTGGGCGAGGCGAAGCCGCAAATCTACTGGACCGACATGCTGGTTTCGACCGGAATCGGGTATGGCGGCATCGCGACCGCAATCGTGGTCGACAATGTCGCGCTGGCAGCGGCGGCCGGACTGGTCGCGGCGCTCGCGCTCTACCGCGCGCTGATGTTCATCCACGAGCTGACCCACATTCACAAGAATGCGCTGCCCGGCTTTCGCACCGGCTGGAACCTGGCTGTAGGCATCCCGCTGCTGACGCCGAGCTTCATGTACGAAGGCGTGCACGTGATCCATCACAAGCGCACGCAATACGGGACGATCGAGGATCCGGAGTACCTGCCGCTGGCTCTGATGAAACCGTGGAGCCTGCCGGCGTTCGTGCTGGTGGCGCTGCTCGCGCCGGTCGCGCTGATCTTTCGCGCGGCGATCCTGGTGCCGCTGGGGCTGGTGATCCCGGCGATCCGCCGGCTGACGTGGGAGCGGGCCTCGTCGCTGTCGATCAACCCCGATTTTCGCCGCAAGCTCCCGGAAGGCGACTTTCGCAAGCGGGTTGCATGGCAGGAATTCGGCGTGTTCGTGTGGTCGTGGACACTGCTTGCCAGCACGCAGGTGCTGGGGTGGAAGCCGCTGCTGGTGGCGCTCGCCATCCTTTCGCTCACGGCAACGCTCAACCAGCTGCGCACGCTGGTTGCGCATCTGTGGGAGAACGAGGGCGAGCCGATGACTGTGACCGCGCAATATCTCGACAGCGTCAACGTGCCGCCGCCGGGCCTTGCCGCGGAAATCTGGGCGCCGGTGGGCCTGCGCTATCACGCGCTGCACCACCTGATGCCGTCGATGCCTTACCACGACCTGCCCGAGGCGCACCGCCGGTTGGCGAAGGAGCTGGGCATGGGGTCGACCTACGAAGGGGCGAACCATGGTGGGATGTGGCCGCTGGTCGGACGGATCGCGCGCAGCACCATGATGCGCGGCTGA